The Vibrio cyclitrophicus sequence AACTGGTATACTTAGCTCAAATAAATGGCGAGAACATCTCATGACACAAGATAATAATCCACTTCACGGTATCACTCTACAGAAACTACTGACTGAATTGGTTGAACATTACGGTTGGGAAGAGTTGAGTTACATGGTGAACATCAACTGCTTTAAAAAAGACCCGAGCATTAAATCGAGCTTAAAGTTTTTGCGTAAAACAGATTGGGCTCGTACCAAGGTAGAGCAGATTTACATCCAACTAAAAACTAGCTAGTCCCCACCTTTAACAAACGCACCATTTACGGTACTAAAGTATGAAACCGTTGGTGCGCATTTCATTAAATTTTCTTATATTACCTTAAAAATCAACAGGTAAAACAAATATCACATCAATTGCATTGAATAATACTTAATCAATACTAATATTATTTAACTAGACACAGTGGGATAACTCCTCATTAACCTACCGATTATTAAAGATTTTTTGTATGAGTAAATAGAGAGGTCAATCATGGAAGTTGATTCTGAACTCGCGTTAGACATTCATGTTCTTACCCGCAACAATTCATACTATAGGGTGATAAAAGACCTACTTTCAGTATCTATTCCTAGTGCGCAAATCACTCATTCACAATGCTTTATGCAAGTACCGAAACTCGAACCTGAAACGGTTGTTCTATTTGATATTCAAACCATGCCATGCCCCAAAAGATACGGATTTATCCTACATGAAAGAAACGAATTTTGGTTAGCAGTCAATGTGAATGACAATACATCTACAGTATGGCTAGAGAAAGGCTTTTCAGGGCAAATAGATCAGCACTTTGAGTTTATATCGAAAGCAATTTTATCTGTTTATCAAGAAGATATATGGTTCCCAAGGTCAGTGTTAAATAAACTAGTTTCTTCCTATCAAAGCAATGAACCTAATTATGAATCAGCTTGCGAAAATATAATCAATTACAAAGAGTTAACTAAAAAGGAAAGGGATACCTGCACATTGATGCTGAAGGGGCTTTCAAATTCTCAGATTGCATCTCAGCAGCACGTCAGTATCAATACAGTGAAAACTCACTCATCAAACTTACTTCGTAAATTAAACTTACGATCCAGATATGAACTTCTTGCTCAGGTAAAAAACTCCAATTAGGAGCCGACCACAATAAGATCACAAGAACAGTGGAATATAACAAAACTCATTCTAAACTCACCCTATGCAAACGATATTTTTCACTCCATGTGATGAGGTTTGACTAACTGTTCCCTCGTAGTCTTTAGAAGTGATGCACGGGTATGCATCTCAACTAACGAGGGATTGAGTTATGAAAAAGTTACTTCTTGCTACTGCTGTAGCAGCCGCTTCACTTTCTTTTGGCGCTTCTGCGGTACAATTTAACAATACTGTGGACTTTAAGACACTGAGTAACACGGACCAAAAAACAATTAAAATTGAAGGTCGAGTTCCAAAACGCTGTCTGCTACGAATCGGTAAAAAAGACGTGAAGAACAACGTTCTGCGTAAAGCAAACAAAGTGCACACTGATTCATGGGTAAATAGCTATACCAACGAAGAAGTATTGGTAGGTAACTTACGTGCTTGGTGTAACTACGGGACTGATTTGGAGTTTTCAGTAACTGCTTACCAGCTTGACGGCGTAACCAAGCACAATATGGGTGAGAAGATTAATTACGAAGTGAGAATTGGTTCAGATACGGTGGCGAACACTGAAATAGACCATGGCATGGAAGTAACGGCGTCTCCAATTCCATCATTGGGCGAACACTTGGTCAACAAAATCAACAAGCACCCAATTTATGTGCAACCTGAAGATTCGGGCTTTGCGAAAGCAGGGAAGTATGAAGGTAAAATCAAAGTGAGTCTTGCAGCAGCAGGCCCAGCAAGCTAATAACCGAATGATAGTTGATGGATAATGTCTTATAGACAAATACAACTTGGCTCGGTTATCGAGCCAAGTTTATTTTATGGAGAAATATCAATGACTAGGATTATAACTCTTCTATTTTCTTTATTGTTCAGCTCTATCCTTTTCGCGTACGAAGTCAGTCCCATTTATTTAGAACTGGATGATGTTGGTCGAAACGCCCAAGGCTTGTATAAAGTAACCAACGTGGAAGAAGAGCCAATCCTCCTAGAAGTAAATGTTTACCAAACTGATTTTTCTACTGGCGAAGAAATTTTAACACCATCGGAAGATGAGTTTCTCATCCTTCCACCTCAAGCTAAAATTGACGGGCAAAAGTCTCAGACTTTCCGCGTACGTTACATGCCAACAGGGCCAATAAAACAAACTGTCACCTACCGTATCGTCTTTTCGCAAATTGAACTAGAAAATAAAGTTGAGGAAAATGACGACAGTTCTATTTCCATGCTACTAGAGTTTGCAACTTTGGTTTTTGTCTCCCCCACATCCAGTAAATCGATTCCAACCACTACAGTTCAAAACAGCCAGGTCGCTATCCGCAACGATGGAAAACGAGTACTGAACATGAATGGCATGGAGTTTAGCTTCTCTGGTGGTAAAGCAAACAAAACAGTTGATTGGGAAGTATTAAGTAAGAAGACAAGCGCCTATTTAATGCCAGGAACGACCGTCAAGTACACTTTACCAAGTGAATTAGGACAGCCAAAGAAAGTTTCTGTTAAAACTATCGATTAACGAGACTCTCGTGAAGAATCTCATTTTATGCCTCACATTAGTAACAGCCATACAAACCGCGTTTGCGCAAAGTTGGTTATTCCCATTTCCCCTTACTTGGGGCGTAAATACTATCGGCGAAGTGAATGCGTATTCTGATGGTATGACTGTTGGCTCTATTAACGTGGAACAGCTTGCTCAGTCAACTCAAAAACTGGTCAACCCTGAGACACTGACAGCGTTACGAAATTTCCCCGAAGAATACATTACGATCGAACAACTGAACCATATGGGCATCAGTGCGACCTTCAACTCTTCCGATCAAAATATTAATTTAGTCATTAATGAAAAGGCTGCAGCTGAGTTCTTGCTGTCGTTTGGTAGCAAGTATGAACCGGCTCAATATTCAGAAAGCACTTTTTGGACAATGCAAAATACACTGAATGCTAGTACGGACTACTCCTTTTTCAGCGCCCCAAATACAGAGGACACGCAAAGATGGCTTGGTGAGTGGTTATTAAAAGCCAATATTGGTGGCGTTCGAGGCGCCAATATTGACATGTCCGGTTTTGTTAGCGGTGGTAACGATATCAACTCTGATGTGTATCGTGGTGAAGCTCGTCTTTTCTTTGATGAACCTAATACCCCTTTTCGACTAACCTTTGGTGATGTAACCCAAGCAAGTGCTGGACACCTTCCTAGTACACCTCTCGGAGGCATTGCTTTTGAACGTTTGTATCAAGACTTACAACCTACCCGAAATATCCAAAATGGAGGAACTCAACCACTGGTATTGAATGAGAGCGCAGATGTCGAAGTCTATATTAACGACGTTTTTCTCACTGAAATTCGTTTACCCCCGGGGCGATATACACTTGACGACTTGCCTCTCGTTTCTGGTACCAATGACGTCCGATTGGATATTAGTTATCAATCAGGTAGGACCGATACCATAGTTTATAGCCAGTTCTTTAACTCACGTTTGTTACGTGAAGGCATTTCTGAT is a genomic window containing:
- a CDS encoding DUF2132 domain-containing protein, which encodes MTQDNNPLHGITLQKLLTELVEHYGWEELSYMVNINCFKKDPSIKSSLKFLRKTDWARTKVEQIYIQLKTS
- a CDS encoding response regulator transcription factor, with the protein product MEVDSELALDIHVLTRNNSYYRVIKDLLSVSIPSAQITHSQCFMQVPKLEPETVVLFDIQTMPCPKRYGFILHERNEFWLAVNVNDNTSTVWLEKGFSGQIDQHFEFISKAILSVYQEDIWFPRSVLNKLVSSYQSNEPNYESACENIINYKELTKKERDTCTLMLKGLSNSQIASQQHVSINTVKTHSSNLLRKLNLRSRYELLAQVKNSN
- a CDS encoding molecular chaperone, with protein sequence MTRIITLLFSLLFSSILFAYEVSPIYLELDDVGRNAQGLYKVTNVEEEPILLEVNVYQTDFSTGEEILTPSEDEFLILPPQAKIDGQKSQTFRVRYMPTGPIKQTVTYRIVFSQIELENKVEENDDSSISMLLEFATLVFVSPTSSKSIPTTTVQNSQVAIRNDGKRVLNMNGMEFSFSGGKANKTVDWEVLSKKTSAYLMPGTTVKYTLPSELGQPKKVSVKTID